In the genome of Limnobaculum zhutongyuii, one region contains:
- the odhB gene encoding 2-oxoglutarate dehydrogenase complex dihydrolipoyllysine-residue succinyltransferase, translating to MSNIDILVPDLPESVADATVATWHKKPGDSVERDEVLVEIETDKVVLEVPALESGVLDAIVEEEGATVTSRQLLGRLRPGDITGQQVTATPQATEATPAQRQTASLEEGSNDALSPAVRRLIAEHGLDANAIKGSGVGGRISREDVTQHIAQQKAGAAKPAASAEAKKADSSALSHRSEKRVPMTRLRKRIAERLLEAKNNTAMLTTFNEVNMKPIMDLRKQYGDDFEKRHGVRLGFMSFYLKAVVEALKRFPEVNASIDGEDVVYHNYFDVSIAVSTPRGLVTPVLRDVDSLSMADIEKSIKDLAVKGRDGKLTVEDLTGGNFTITNGGVFGSLMSTPIINPPQSAILGMHAIKDRPMAVNGQVVILPMMYLALSYDHRLIDGRESVSFLVAIKDMLEDPTRLLLDV from the coding sequence ATGAGTAACATAGACATTCTCGTTCCAGACCTTCCTGAATCCGTTGCGGATGCCACTGTTGCGACGTGGCACAAAAAACCAGGCGACAGCGTTGAGCGTGATGAAGTACTGGTTGAGATTGAAACAGATAAAGTGGTACTGGAAGTTCCTGCTCTGGAATCCGGTGTGCTTGATGCCATCGTAGAAGAAGAGGGGGCAACCGTCACCTCTCGTCAATTGCTGGGACGTTTACGTCCGGGTGATATTACCGGTCAACAAGTTACCGCTACGCCTCAGGCAACAGAAGCGACGCCAGCTCAACGCCAGACTGCCAGTCTGGAAGAGGGCAGCAACGATGCTCTGAGCCCGGCAGTTCGCCGTTTGATTGCTGAACATGGTCTGGATGCTAACGCTATTAAAGGTTCTGGTGTTGGTGGTCGTATCAGCCGTGAAGATGTCACTCAGCATATTGCTCAACAGAAAGCCGGTGCGGCTAAACCTGCGGCCAGTGCTGAAGCTAAAAAAGCGGACAGCAGTGCTTTATCGCATCGCAGTGAAAAACGCGTACCAATGACCCGTTTACGTAAACGTATCGCGGAACGTCTGCTGGAAGCGAAAAACAATACCGCGATGTTGACTACCTTCAACGAAGTGAACATGAAACCCATCATGGATCTGCGTAAGCAGTACGGTGATGATTTTGAAAAACGCCACGGTGTGCGTTTAGGTTTTATGTCCTTCTATCTGAAAGCGGTGGTTGAAGCACTGAAGCGTTTCCCTGAAGTTAACGCCTCTATTGACGGTGAAGATGTGGTGTATCACAACTACTTCGACGTCAGTATTGCGGTATCAACCCCGCGTGGTTTGGTGACTCCGGTATTACGTGACGTTGATTCGCTCAGCATGGCTGATATTGAGAAAAGTATTAAGGATCTCGCGGTTAAAGGCCGTGATGGTAAGTTGACCGTAGAGGACTTAACCGGAGGTAATTTCACTATTACTAACGGTGGTGTTTTCGGGTCATTAATGTCTACACCAATTATTAACCCACCTCAGAGTGCTATTTTAGGTATGCACGCTATCAAAGATCGCCCAATGGCGGTTAATGGTCAGGTTGTGATTTTACCAATGATGTATTTAGCCCTCTCTTATGACCACCGTCTGATTGATGGTCGTGAGTCGGTGAGTTTCCTGGTGGCAATCAAAGATATGCTGGAAGATCCTACTCGTCTGCTGTTAGACGTTTAG
- the sucA gene encoding 2-oxoglutarate dehydrogenase E1 component, giving the protein MQNGAIKTWLDSSYLAGANQSYIEQLYEDYLTDPDSIDESWRKIFDKLPTDVLSPDQFHSTTRDYFRRLAKDAKRYTSNVSDPENDAKQVKVLQLINAFRFRGHQNANLDPIKLRYKEPVLELDPAYHNLTEEDMQETFNVGSFAIGKETMKLSDLYQALKQTYCDSIGAEYMHITNTEEKRWIQQRLESVVGRGTYSKEEKKCFLQELTAAEGLERYLGAKYPGAKRFSLEGGDALIPMLKEMVRHAARNDAKEVVLGMAHRGRLNVLINLLGKRPGDLFDEFAGIHKEHLGTGDVKYHQGFSSDFETDGNRVHLTLAFNPSHLEIVSPVVIGSVRARRDRLNATGSSNQVLPITIHGDAAVIGQGIVQETLNMSQVRAYEVGGTVRIVINNQIGFTTSFPQDVRSTEYCTDIAKMIQAPIFHVNADDPEAVAFVTRLALDYRNTFKRDVMIDLLCYRRHGHNEADEPSATQPMMYTKIRKQPTPRKVYADRLIENNVVTAEEVTEMVNLYRDALDRGECVVEEWRPLSTHSMTWTPYLNHEWDEEYANTVEVKRLQDLARRISQVPESVELHPRVAKIYEDRALMAEGEKPFDWGAAENLAYATLVDESTPVRISGEDSGRGTFFHRHAVVHNQKDGSYYIPLANIHNGQSEFQVWDSVLSEAGVLAFEYGYASADPRTLTIWEAQFGDFANGAQVVIDQFISSGEQKWGRMCGLVMLLPHGYEGQGPEHSSARLERYLQLCAEQNIQVCIPSTPAQVYHMLRRQALRGMRRPLVVMSPKSLLRHPLAISSLDELANGSFQPAIGEIDNLNPKQVKRVVMCSGKVYFDLLEQRRASGKSDVAIIRIEQLYPFPHQAMQNALQDYAHVKDFIWCQEEPLNQGAWYCSQHNIREVIPEGATLKYAGRPASASPAVGYMSVHQEQQKKLVEDALNVK; this is encoded by the coding sequence ATGCAGAACGGCGCAATAAAGACTTGGTTAGACTCATCCTACCTTGCTGGTGCAAACCAGTCTTATATAGAGCAGCTCTACGAGGATTATCTGACGGATCCTGATTCTATCGATGAGAGCTGGAGAAAAATTTTCGATAAACTGCCTACTGATGTATTAAGCCCGGATCAATTCCATTCAACCACCCGTGATTATTTCCGTCGGTTAGCGAAAGATGCCAAACGTTACACCTCTAACGTTAGCGACCCGGAGAACGACGCTAAACAAGTTAAAGTTCTACAGCTTATTAACGCCTTCCGTTTCCGCGGCCATCAAAATGCCAATCTTGACCCTATTAAATTACGTTATAAAGAGCCGGTGCTCGAGCTTGACCCTGCCTACCATAATTTAACCGAAGAAGATATGCAGGAAACCTTTAACGTTGGCTCTTTTGCCATCGGTAAAGAGACCATGAAGCTCAGCGACCTTTATCAGGCTCTGAAACAAACCTATTGTGATTCTATTGGTGCGGAGTACATGCACATTACCAATACAGAAGAAAAACGCTGGATCCAACAGCGTCTTGAATCGGTAGTGGGCCGCGGCACTTATAGTAAAGAAGAAAAGAAATGCTTCCTGCAGGAACTGACGGCAGCAGAAGGGTTAGAACGTTATCTTGGCGCTAAATACCCGGGAGCGAAGCGTTTCTCGCTGGAAGGTGGTGATGCGCTGATTCCAATGCTGAAAGAGATGGTGCGCCACGCCGCCAGAAATGATGCCAAAGAAGTGGTACTGGGCATGGCCCACCGCGGTCGTCTTAACGTGTTGATTAATCTGCTGGGTAAACGCCCGGGGGATCTGTTTGATGAGTTTGCCGGTATCCATAAAGAGCATCTTGGCACCGGTGACGTTAAGTACCATCAGGGTTTCTCATCTGATTTTGAAACTGACGGCAATCGTGTTCACCTGACGCTGGCATTTAACCCATCGCATCTGGAAATCGTAAGCCCGGTAGTTATTGGCTCTGTTCGCGCTCGTCGCGACCGACTGAATGCCACTGGCAGTAGTAATCAGGTTCTACCTATTACTATCCACGGCGATGCAGCCGTTATTGGACAAGGCATCGTTCAGGAAACGCTGAATATGTCTCAGGTTCGCGCCTATGAAGTCGGTGGAACCGTACGTATCGTCATTAACAACCAAATCGGCTTTACTACCTCATTCCCTCAGGATGTCCGTTCAACAGAATACTGTACTGATATCGCTAAAATGATTCAGGCTCCGATTTTCCACGTTAATGCTGACGATCCAGAAGCGGTGGCGTTTGTGACTCGCCTGGCGCTGGATTACCGCAATACCTTTAAGCGTGATGTGATGATCGATTTGCTGTGTTATCGCCGTCATGGTCATAACGAAGCGGATGAGCCAAGTGCAACCCAGCCAATGATGTACACCAAAATCAGAAAGCAGCCTACGCCACGTAAGGTGTATGCCGACCGTCTGATTGAAAATAATGTGGTTACTGCTGAAGAAGTCACTGAAATGGTGAACCTGTATCGTGATGCGCTGGATCGTGGTGAGTGTGTGGTTGAGGAATGGCGCCCACTGAGCACCCATTCAATGACCTGGACACCTTACCTGAATCACGAGTGGGATGAAGAGTATGCCAATACCGTTGAAGTGAAACGTTTGCAGGATCTGGCCCGCCGTATCAGTCAGGTTCCTGAAAGTGTTGAGCTGCATCCCCGGGTTGCCAAAATTTATGAAGATCGCGCCCTGATGGCAGAAGGCGAGAAGCCATTTGACTGGGGTGCTGCAGAAAATCTGGCGTATGCAACATTGGTTGATGAGAGTACACCGGTGCGTATTTCTGGTGAAGACTCTGGTCGTGGCACCTTCTTCCATCGCCATGCGGTGGTGCATAACCAAAAAGATGGCTCCTACTATATTCCGTTAGCTAATATCCATAACGGTCAGAGCGAATTCCAGGTATGGGACTCAGTTCTGAGTGAAGCGGGTGTTCTGGCGTTCGAATATGGTTATGCCAGTGCAGATCCTCGCACCCTGACCATATGGGAAGCGCAGTTTGGTGACTTTGCGAACGGTGCTCAAGTGGTTATCGACCAGTTCATCAGTTCCGGTGAGCAGAAATGGGGCCGCATGTGCGGTCTGGTGATGCTGTTGCCGCACGGTTATGAAGGTCAGGGACCAGAGCACTCCTCTGCTCGTCTGGAACGTTACCTGCAACTCTGTGCTGAACAGAATATTCAGGTTTGTATACCTTCCACACCGGCTCAGGTTTATCACATGTTACGCCGTCAGGCACTGCGCGGTATGCGTCGTCCGCTGGTGGTCATGTCACCGAAGTCATTACTGCGTCATCCACTGGCGATCTCTTCGCTGGATGAGCTGGCAAATGGTTCATTCCAACCGGCTATTGGTGAAATAGATAATCTGAATCCGAAGCAGGTAAAACGCGTGGTAATGTGTTCCGGTAAGGTTTATTTCGACCTGTTGGAGCAGCGCCGGGCGAGTGGAAAAAGCGATGTGGCGATTATCCGTATCGAGCAGCTGTATCCGTTCCCTCATCAGGCCATGCAAAATGCTTTACAGGATTACGCCCACGTCAAAGATTTTATCTGGTGTCAAGAAGAGCCTTTAAATCAGGGAGCTTGGTACTGTAGCCAGCATAATATCCGTGAGGTGATCCCTGAAGGTGCAACGCTGAAGTATGCCGGACGCCCTGCATCCGCTTCTCCGGCAGTAGGTTATATGTCCGTGCACCAGGAACAGCAAAAGAAACTGGTTGAAGACGCGCTTAACGTAAAATGA
- a CDS encoding citrate synthase: protein MAVEKKATLVFDDGRSIELPILSGTLGEDVLDVRTLGSKGLFTYDPGYLSTASCESQITFIDGNEGVLLHRGYPIAQLAKNSTYLEVCYILMYGETPTPEQFATFKEIVTRHTMIHEQITRLFQGFRRDSHPMAVLCGVTGALAAFYHDSLDVHNERHREITAFRLLSKMPTVAAMCYKYSVGQPFIYPRNDLSYAGNFLHMMFATPCEEYVVNPVIERAMDRILILHADHEQNASTSTVRTAGSSGANPFACIAAGIASLWGPAHGGANEACLKMLEEIGSVDRIPEFIEKAKNKDDPFRLMGFGHRVYKNHDPRATVMRESCHEVLKELNLSDELLDIAMELEHIALNDPYFIEKKLYPNVDFYSGIILKAIGIPTSMFTVIFAIARTIGWIAHWNEMYTDGIRIARPRQLYNGYTEREFHSQIPKRQDKS, encoded by the coding sequence ATGGCTGTAGAAAAAAAAGCGACGTTAGTCTTTGATGATGGCAGAAGTATTGAGCTACCCATATTATCAGGTACCCTGGGCGAAGACGTTTTAGACGTAAGAACATTGGGTTCAAAAGGACTGTTTACCTATGATCCGGGTTACCTATCCACCGCGTCCTGTGAATCACAAATCACCTTTATTGATGGTAATGAAGGCGTGCTTTTACACCGTGGTTATCCTATTGCCCAGTTGGCAAAAAACTCAACCTACTTAGAGGTTTGCTACATTCTGATGTATGGTGAAACGCCAACACCAGAACAGTTTGCCACCTTTAAGGAGATTGTTACACGCCATACCATGATTCACGAGCAAATCACCCGTCTGTTCCAGGGTTTCCGCCGTGACTCTCACCCAATGGCTGTACTTTGTGGGGTAACGGGTGCTTTAGCAGCGTTCTATCATGACTCATTAGATGTACATAATGAGCGTCACCGTGAAATCACGGCGTTCCGTCTGCTATCTAAAATGCCAACCGTCGCAGCCATGTGTTACAAGTACTCCGTCGGTCAGCCATTTATTTATCCACGTAACGATCTTTCTTATGCCGGTAACTTCCTGCATATGATGTTTGCGACTCCGTGTGAAGAGTATGTTGTTAACCCGGTTATTGAACGTGCTATGGATCGTATTCTGATTCTGCACGCGGACCATGAGCAAAACGCATCAACTTCAACGGTGAGAACTGCAGGTTCATCCGGCGCTAACCCATTTGCCTGTATTGCGGCGGGTATTGCTTCCCTGTGGGGCCCTGCTCACGGCGGTGCTAACGAAGCCTGTCTGAAGATGTTAGAAGAGATCGGCAGCGTTGACCGTATCCCTGAGTTTATTGAGAAAGCAAAAAATAAAGACGATCCTTTCCGTCTGATGGGCTTTGGACACCGCGTGTATAAAAACCACGATCCACGCGCTACCGTAATGCGTGAAAGCTGCCATGAAGTACTGAAAGAGCTGAACCTTAGCGATGAGCTATTAGATATCGCCATGGAGCTGGAGCATATCGCTCTGAACGATCCGTACTTTATTGAGAAGAAACTTTATCCAAACGTCGATTTCTACTCCGGTATTATTCTGAAAGCCATTGGTATCCCGACCAGCATGTTTACGGTGATCTTTGCTATCGCTCGTACTATCGGTTGGATTGCCCACTGGAATGAGATGTACACCGACGGCATCCGTATTGCCCGTCCACGTCAGCTGTATAACGGTTACACTGAGAGAGAGTTCCACTCTCAGATTCCTAAGCGTCAGGATAAGTCGTAA
- the nei gene encoding endonuclease VIII encodes MPEGPEIRRAADKLVDAVEGKVLTSAWFAFPELKVFEALLVGQTVTFIETRGKALLTHFSSGLCMYSHNQLYGLWKVAEAGKRPDTKRDLRVALETADKAILLYSASDIELGPLEAILQHPFLQRIGPDVLDMTLTKADIRARLLDKGFRRRQLGGMLLDQAFLAGLGNYLRAEILWAAELLPHHKPESLTELQLDKLAHALISIPRLSYQTRGEVNPDHHHGALFEFHVFAREGLACERCGAVIQKTALSSRPFYYCGGCQE; translated from the coding sequence ATGCCGGAAGGACCTGAAATTCGCCGGGCAGCGGATAAATTAGTGGATGCCGTGGAAGGAAAAGTACTGACTTCCGCCTGGTTTGCCTTCCCCGAACTGAAAGTATTTGAAGCGCTGCTGGTTGGGCAAACCGTGACTTTCATCGAAACCAGAGGCAAAGCGTTATTAACCCATTTTTCCTCTGGCTTGTGTATGTACAGCCATAATCAACTGTATGGCCTCTGGAAAGTCGCAGAAGCGGGTAAACGGCCTGACACTAAACGAGATTTACGAGTAGCGTTGGAAACGGCGGATAAAGCCATTTTGCTTTACAGCGCCTCAGATATTGAACTGGGGCCACTTGAGGCTATTCTTCAACATCCATTTTTACAGCGTATTGGTCCTGATGTATTGGATATGACGCTAACGAAAGCAGATATTCGCGCTCGCCTGTTGGACAAAGGATTCCGTCGCAGACAACTGGGTGGCATGTTACTGGATCAGGCTTTTCTCGCCGGGTTAGGTAACTATTTACGTGCAGAAATCCTGTGGGCGGCGGAGTTGCTTCCTCATCATAAGCCCGAATCACTCACTGAGTTGCAACTGGATAAGTTAGCTCACGCTTTGATTTCTATTCCACGGCTTTCTTATCAGACGCGGGGAGAAGTGAATCCTGACCATCATCACGGCGCGTTGTTTGAGTTTCATGTGTTTGCCAGAGAAGGTCTGGCATGCGAAAGATGTGGGGCAGTGATTCAGAAGACGGCGCTGTCATCGAGGCCGTTTTATTATTGTGGTGGGTGTCAGGAGTGA
- a CDS encoding Nif3-like dinuclear metal center hexameric protein yields MLNRELERLLNDELKIRQFRDYAPNGLQVEGRTQVKRIVTGVTACQALLDAAVELNADTVLVHHGYFWKNDEPVITGMMHKRIKTLLKHDINLFGYHLPLDGHPTLGNNALLGEVLGFHHTSSLDPLSPDCLIWQCQLDSPMTSSELTERITHRLGRTPLHCGDNAPAEIRRIAWCTGGAQDYIKQATDHGYDAYITGEVSERTIHIAREMGIHFYSAGHHATERYGIKALGEWLAEHHQFDVTFIDIDNPV; encoded by the coding sequence ATGCTGAACAGAGAATTAGAACGCTTGCTGAACGATGAGCTGAAAATCAGACAGTTTCGCGATTACGCTCCGAATGGATTGCAGGTAGAAGGGCGCACTCAGGTTAAACGCATAGTGACCGGAGTGACCGCCTGTCAGGCATTGTTGGATGCAGCGGTTGAACTTAACGCGGATACCGTATTGGTTCACCATGGTTATTTCTGGAAGAACGATGAGCCAGTTATTACCGGTATGATGCATAAACGTATAAAGACTCTGTTGAAGCATGATATTAACCTGTTTGGTTATCATCTCCCGCTGGACGGGCATCCGACACTGGGTAATAACGCACTGCTGGGTGAAGTATTGGGTTTTCATCACACCAGTTCGTTAGATCCGCTTAGTCCTGATTGTTTAATCTGGCAGTGTCAATTGGATAGCCCAATGACCAGCAGTGAGCTGACTGAACGAATCACTCATCGTTTAGGCCGCACGCCTCTTCACTGTGGCGATAATGCCCCGGCTGAAATTCGTCGCATAGCCTGGTGTACTGGTGGCGCACAGGACTATATTAAACAGGCAACAGATCATGGATATGATGCCTATATTACCGGCGAAGTTTCTGAGCGTACTATTCATATAGCCAGAGAAATGGGTATACATTTCTATTCAGCGGGTCATCATGCAACTGAACGATATGGTATTAAAGCCCTTGGTGAGTGGCTGGCAGAGCATCACCAGTTTGATGTGACCTTTATTGATATTGATAATCCGGTTTAA
- the fbpC gene encoding ferric ABC transporter ATP-binding protein: MTNQLSKTNFVELKNINKSFGKNTVIDELNLSIPQGNLVTLLGPSGCGKTTILRLVAGLEKPTSGQIFIDGEDVTDRAIQQRDICMVFQSYALFPHLSLGDNIGYGLKMLRLPADEIRQRVKEALTLVDLEGFEDRFVDQISGGQQQRVALARALILKPKVLLFDEPLSNLDANLRRSMRDKIRELQQQFNITSLYVTHDQSEAFAVSDTVLVMNKGKIMQLGEPKQLYRQPASRFMANFMGDANIFPATLMADSVDVFGYVVPKPKEFGQATGHYTVGVRPEAVALVRDGLDSQKCQVVSVAYMGPQYEVTVNWHGQTLLLQVNATQLEPSAGDHYYLHIHPHGMFILPEE; the protein is encoded by the coding sequence ATGACCAATCAACTGTCTAAAACCAACTTTGTAGAACTGAAGAACATCAATAAGAGCTTCGGTAAGAACACCGTGATTGATGAGCTGAATCTGTCAATACCTCAGGGAAATCTGGTGACGCTACTCGGACCTTCTGGCTGTGGTAAAACCACCATTCTTCGTCTGGTGGCCGGATTAGAAAAACCAACCTCAGGGCAGATTTTTATTGATGGTGAAGATGTCACTGACCGAGCCATTCAGCAGCGGGATATCTGTATGGTGTTCCAGTCCTATGCGTTGTTTCCTCACTTATCGCTGGGGGATAATATTGGCTATGGTCTGAAAATGCTGCGTTTGCCTGCGGATGAAATTCGTCAGCGGGTGAAAGAAGCCCTGACGTTGGTCGATCTGGAAGGGTTTGAAGATCGCTTTGTTGACCAGATTTCTGGTGGTCAGCAGCAGCGTGTTGCTTTAGCCCGGGCACTGATTCTGAAACCAAAAGTACTGCTGTTTGATGAACCATTGAGTAACCTTGATGCTAACTTGCGTCGCAGTATGCGGGATAAAATTCGCGAGCTTCAGCAACAGTTCAATATTACCTCTTTGTATGTAACCCACGACCAGAGCGAAGCTTTTGCCGTATCGGATACGGTACTGGTTATGAACAAAGGTAAGATCATGCAGCTTGGTGAGCCAAAGCAACTTTATCGCCAACCGGCTTCACGCTTTATGGCTAACTTTATGGGGGATGCCAACATCTTCCCGGCAACCCTGATGGCAGATAGTGTCGACGTATTCGGTTATGTGGTGCCAAAGCCCAAAGAGTTTGGGCAAGCCACTGGTCATTACACTGTCGGTGTCAGGCCGGAAGCCGTTGCGTTAGTACGTGATGGGCTGGATAGTCAAAAGTGTCAGGTGGTAAGCGTTGCCTATATGGGACCGCAGTATGAGGTGACAGTTAACTGGCACGGGCAAACGTTATTGTTGCAGGTAAATGCGACACAGCTTGAACCCTCTGCCGGAGACCATTACTATCTGCATATTCATCCTCACGGTATGTTTATTTTACCGGAGGAGTGA
- a CDS encoding ABC transporter permease codes for MSQSLTLHARRVWDPVFYWLLLIVASFALLPAYTLDYGLFESTSDELLTSYAWHSGGIGWLWFLPPLLLFIRPVSPLSQEHRGRHLFDAGYALFCVLLTIATSWWTQQGLGWATVPLFFALGAIITLACVRMEWMGGDRFVMGSLVAIVALITVFILFPSIAIFVPMFKDDSGAFAPLNFIQLLTQSHTVEVIINSIGLAAAVGAGCTFFGLVCAIYTTRIAKRSAFVSRIFSILPIVTPPFVVGLGVTLMMGRSGYVTNWMVTYMGLENTNWLYGFTGIWIAQVLAFTPMSFMILDGAIKTIHPSLEEASYTLRANRYQTFYRVFLPLLKPALANSFLIVIVQSLADFSNPLVLGGNFDVLATQIYFYITGAQLDYPAASTLGAILLLFSLFVFCIQYMWIGKRSYVTISGKFSRGDVQPLPPTLQWGISLTLYLWIAFNVLLYGSIFYGSFTVNWGVDYTLTLENFVKLFGQGFSDGAWPSLIDTLIFAGIAAPITAFFGLLIAYIVVRQQFHGKKTIEFITMLCFAVPGTVAGVSYILAFNSAPVYLTGTAVIVVISMVMRNVPVGIRAGIAGLGQLDKSLDEASLSLRAGSLRTIIYILLPLLRPAILSALIYSFVRAMTTVSAIIFLVTPDTRVATSYILNRVEDGEYGIAIAYGSILIVVMLAIILIFDYLVGEARIARSKAKNAD; via the coding sequence ATGTCACAATCGCTAACTCTGCACGCTCGTCGTGTATGGGATCCTGTATTCTATTGGTTACTGCTGATAGTTGCTTCTTTCGCACTATTACCGGCTTACACTCTGGATTATGGCCTGTTTGAGTCAACTTCTGATGAGTTATTAACCAGCTATGCCTGGCACAGCGGCGGGATTGGCTGGCTGTGGTTTTTACCACCACTGCTGCTGTTTATTCGTCCTGTTTCACCCCTGTCTCAGGAACATCGCGGTCGTCATCTGTTTGATGCTGGTTATGCGCTGTTTTGTGTTCTGTTAACTATCGCTACGTCCTGGTGGACACAGCAAGGTTTAGGTTGGGCTACGGTGCCGCTGTTTTTTGCACTGGGTGCCATCATTACTTTAGCCTGTGTGCGTATGGAGTGGATGGGCGGCGATCGCTTTGTGATGGGCTCGCTGGTGGCCATCGTCGCGCTGATTACCGTATTTATTCTGTTTCCAAGCATCGCTATTTTTGTACCGATGTTCAAAGACGACAGTGGTGCTTTTGCGCCGCTAAACTTTATTCAATTACTGACCCAGTCCCATACGGTAGAAGTCATTATCAACTCTATCGGGCTAGCTGCCGCCGTTGGTGCGGGTTGTACCTTCTTTGGTCTGGTGTGTGCCATTTACACTACGCGTATCGCTAAACGCTCTGCATTTGTTAGCCGTATCTTCTCTATTCTGCCTATTGTTACCCCTCCATTTGTGGTCGGGCTGGGGGTTACCCTGATGATGGGGCGCTCCGGCTATGTTACCAACTGGATGGTGACTTATATGGGGCTGGAAAACACTAACTGGCTGTATGGTTTTACCGGGATCTGGATTGCTCAGGTGCTGGCGTTTACTCCAATGTCATTTATGATTCTTGATGGTGCCATCAAGACGATTCATCCATCGTTAGAAGAAGCGTCTTATACTCTGCGTGCTAATCGCTATCAAACTTTCTATCGGGTATTTTTACCACTGTTGAAACCGGCGTTGGCAAACTCATTCCTGATTGTCATCGTGCAGTCACTGGCGGATTTTAGTAACCCATTAGTTTTGGGTGGTAACTTCGACGTCCTGGCAACACAGATCTACTTCTATATTACCGGTGCTCAGTTGGATTATCCGGCAGCCAGTACGCTTGGTGCTATCTTGCTGCTGTTCTCCCTGTTTGTTTTCTGCATCCAGTACATGTGGATTGGTAAGCGTTCTTACGTCACCATTTCCGGTAAGTTCTCACGCGGTGATGTACAGCCGCTGCCGCCAACGCTGCAGTGGGGGATCTCTCTGACGCTATACCTGTGGATTGCCTTTAACGTTCTGCTGTACGGCAGCATCTTCTACGGTAGCTTTACGGTTAATTGGGGTGTGGACTATACATTAACGCTGGAAAACTTCGTTAAACTGTTTGGACAAGGCTTTAGTGACGGAGCATGGCCATCATTGATTGATACCCTGATTTTCGCTGGTATTGCCGCGCCAATTACTGCCTTCTTTGGCTTGCTGATTGCCTATATTGTGGTACGCCAGCAGTTTCACGGTAAGAAAACTATCGAGTTTATTACCATGCTGTGCTTTGCCGTACCGGGAACCGTTGCAGGTGTTTCCTATATTCTGGCCTTCAACAGCGCTCCGGTTTATCTGACAGGAACAGCCGTCATTGTGGTTATCTCGATGGTGATGCGTAACGTTCCGGTGGGTATCCGTGCCGGTATTGCAGGATTAGGGCAGTTGGATAAATCACTGGATGAAGCCTCCCTCAGCCTGCGGGCCGGATCGTTGCGTACCATTATCTATATTCTGTTGCCGCTGTTGCGTCCGGCGATTCTGTCAGCACTGATTTATAGCTTTGTGCGTGCCATGACGACCGTCAGCGCCATTATTTTCCTGGTTACGCCGGATACCCGGGTAGCAACCTCCTACATTCTTAACCGTGTAGAGGATGGTGAATATGGGATTGCTATTGCCTACGGTTCTATTTTGATTGTGGTTATGTTGGCTATCATCCTGATATTTGACTATCTGGTTGGTGAAGCCCGTATTGCCCGTTCAAAAGCCAAGAACGCCGATTAA